A region from the Andrena cerasifolii isolate SP2316 chromosome 9, iyAndCera1_principal, whole genome shotgun sequence genome encodes:
- the LOC143373149 gene encoding uncharacterized protein LOC143373149, translating into MSEKRTLQNVEEEGTPSRGRSPPTWELRSPERSPRKEGTPSSRRSPRKKQTPSSRRSPRMERTPSAQGKHSVLETESADAIFDDSMDGESGRIQAEVQPAKKKFAEGNLWRWKRRARRERRKSRKRRKSRKRREWRKRR; encoded by the exons ATGTCTGAGAAAAGAACTCTTCAAAATGTAGAAGAGGAAGGGACTCCGTCTCGAGGACGGAGTCCACCCACCTGGGAGCTGCGGTCCCCAGAACGGAGTCCGCGCAAGGAGgggactccgtcctcgcgacggagccCGCGAAAGAAACAGAcaccgtcctcgcgacggagtccgCGAATGGAACGGACTCCGTCCGCACAAGGAAAGCACTCCGTCCTCGAGACGGAGTCCGCCGACGCCATCTTCGACGACTCTATGGATGGAGAGAGCGGTCGAATACAGGCAGAAG TACAGccagctaaaaaaaaatttgcggaaggaaatttatggaggtggaagaggagggcgaggagggagaggaggaagtcgaggaagaggaggaagtcgaggaagaggagggagtggaggaagaggaggtag